A window of Blattabacterium cuenoti contains these coding sequences:
- the cysS gene encoding cysteine--tRNA ligase, producing the protein MNIINYRHQHNIKIYNSLTGTKELFIPLNKKYIGIYVCGPTVYNYIHLGNCRTFILFDFIVRYFKHLNYKIRYVRNITDVGHLEENDEDKISIRSRIEGLEPMELVQKYTIFFHKILQLFNLLPPNIEPIATGHIIEQIDIITQLLNNNIAYEKNGSVYFNIEKYNQEFSDLYGPYGSLSNNDINQLINKNYHFLTEKKKFHDFALWKKAKYNHIMYWNSPWGKGFPGWHIECTTMSTKYLGTHFDIHGGGIDLKFPHHECEIAQAIGINKKMLSRYWIHTNILTYQGKKMSKSKGNVVDINNLLNNNKFHPTIIRYYLLTYHYRSILNFSEQGIKNSEKGYLKLMRTINIIDKILHTTTTTTTTTTTHTHHTIPIHSNNNTNTLNFDILQWIKDCYYAIDDDFNTPLLISHLFKIYKITHCDYIYNIKLSDIHLLKMYMHYFLFDIMGLEMMNKQNLDKTSKNIHKIIEFLIELRIEERIKKNWIVSDKIRYLLSLIGIKLQDKKIN; encoded by the coding sequence GTGAATATAATAAATTATAGGCATCAACATAATATAAAAATTTATAATTCTTTAACTGGAACAAAAGAATTATTTATACCACTGAATAAAAAATATATTGGTATTTACGTTTGTGGACCTACAGTGTATAATTATATTCATTTAGGAAATTGTAGAACTTTTATATTATTTGATTTCATTGTAAGATATTTTAAACATTTAAATTATAAAATTCGTTATGTAAGAAATATTACAGATGTAGGTCATTTAGAAGAAAATGATGAAGATAAAATATCTATACGATCTAGAATTGAAGGGCTAGAACCTATGGAATTAGTTCAAAAATATACGATTTTTTTTCATAAAATTTTACAACTATTTAATTTATTGCCTCCAAATATAGAACCCATAGCAACTGGCCATATAATAGAACAAATTGATATAATAACACAATTACTCAATAACAACATAGCTTATGAAAAAAATGGTTCTGTGTATTTTAACATAGAAAAATATAATCAAGAATTTTCTGATTTATATGGTCCTTATGGATCATTAAGTAATAATGATATCAATCAATTAATTAATAAAAATTATCATTTTTTAACTGAAAAAAAAAAATTTCATGATTTTGCTCTTTGGAAAAAAGCAAAATATAATCATATTATGTATTGGAATTCTCCATGGGGGAAAGGATTTCCTGGATGGCATATAGAATGTACTACAATGAGTACGAAATATTTAGGAACACATTTTGATATTCATGGTGGAGGAATAGATTTAAAATTTCCTCATCATGAATGTGAAATAGCACAAGCAATAGGAATAAATAAAAAAATGTTATCTCGTTATTGGATTCATACTAATATTTTAACTTACCAAGGTAAAAAAATGAGTAAATCAAAAGGAAATGTGGTTGATATTAATAATTTATTAAATAATAACAAATTTCATCCTACAATCATACGATATTATCTTTTAACATATCATTATAGAAGTATTTTAAATTTTTCTGAACAAGGAATCAAAAATTCAGAAAAAGGATATTTGAAATTAATGCGCACAATTAACATAATTGATAAAATCTTACATACTACTACTACTACTACTACTACTACTACTACTCATACTCATCATACTATTCCTATTCATTCTAATAATAATACAAATACATTAAATTTTGATATTCTACAATGGATCAAAGATTGTTATTATGCTATTGATGATGATTTTAATACTCCTTTATTAATTTCTCATTTATTTAAAATATATAAAATTACACATTGTGATTATATTTATAATATAAAATTATCAGATATACATTTATTAAAAATGTATATGCATTATTTTTTATTCGATATTATGGGATTAGAAATGATGAATAAACAAAATCTTGATAAAACATCTAAAAATATACATAAAATTATAGAATTTTTAATAGAATTAAGAATAGAAGAAAGAATAAAAAAAAATTGGATAGTATCAGATAAAATACGTTATCTCTTATCTTTAATAGGAATTAAATTACAAGATAAAAAAATTAACTAA
- a CDS encoding trans-sulfuration enzyme family protein, which yields MKEETQLIQNILSDPLTGAISTPIYQTSTFVQQEPGIHKGYDYTRTNNPTRKVLENIIKNLEVGYAGLAFASGLAAIDATVKLLSNGDEIIAVDDIYGGTFRLLNLYKKLGIYTHFVDTSCLTNILPHISSKTKMIWLETPTNPTLKISDIQKISCNVKKINSNILIVVDNTFATPIIQKPLNLGSDIVIHSATKYLAGHSDVLAGLIIVKNPKLYDTLKYIQNSTGGILSPIDSWLTIRGCQTLYLRIKQQSKNAMKMAYFLKNKKIIDKIYYPGLISHKNYNIAKKQQKYFGGIVSFSLKNDTLDAAKKIVTSTKLFKLAESLGGTKSLICHPSTMTHKSTPLDIRIKNGIQESLIRLSIGIENIDDLIEDIDNALID from the coding sequence ATGAAGGAAGAAACACAATTAATTCAAAATATTTTATCAGATCCTCTTACTGGGGCAATTTCCACTCCCATATATCAAACTTCTACTTTTGTTCAACAAGAACCAGGTATTCATAAAGGATATGATTATACACGAACTAATAATCCAACTAGAAAAGTATTAGAAAATATAATCAAAAATTTAGAAGTAGGATATGCAGGATTAGCATTTGCTTCGGGATTAGCTGCTATAGATGCTACAGTCAAATTATTAAGTAATGGAGATGAAATTATTGCTGTTGATGATATTTATGGTGGAACATTTAGGTTATTAAATTTATATAAAAAATTAGGCATTTACACTCATTTTGTAGATACTTCTTGTTTAACTAATATATTACCACATATTTCTTCAAAAACAAAAATGATATGGTTAGAAACTCCAACCAACCCTACATTAAAAATATCAGATATACAAAAAATTAGTTGTAATGTCAAAAAAATTAATTCAAATATTTTAATAGTAGTAGATAATACATTTGCTACTCCTATTATTCAAAAACCACTAAATTTAGGATCAGATATAGTGATTCACAGTGCAACAAAATATTTAGCTGGACATTCAGATGTATTAGCAGGATTAATTATCGTGAAAAATCCAAAATTATATGATACATTAAAATATATTCAAAATTCAACTGGAGGAATATTATCCCCGATTGATTCTTGGTTAACTATTCGAGGTTGTCAGACTTTATATCTTAGAATCAAACAACAATCTAAAAATGCTATGAAAATGGCTTATTTTTTAAAAAACAAAAAAATTATTGATAAAATTTATTATCCTGGATTAATAAGTCATAAAAATTATAATATAGCTAAAAAACAACAAAAATATTTTGGTGGTATTGTATCTTTTAGTTTAAAAAATGATACATTAGATGCTGCAAAAAAAATAGTAACTTCTACTAAATTATTTAAACTAGCAGAAAGTTTAGGAGGAACAAAAAGCTTAATTTGTCATCCATCTACTATGACACATAAATCTACTCCATTAGATATTAGAATTAAAAATGGGATTCAAGAGTCTCTGATTAGATTATCTATTGGAATAGAAAATATAGATGATCTAATAGAGGATATTGATAATGCTTTAATTGATTAG
- the atpB gene encoding F0F1 ATP synthase subunit A, with protein sequence MNLLKKLLKILLSLLIIIPITSNCSHYHNNNRLDISKIILEHILDSHDWHIVNNKIILPLPIILLNKNKKLEIFTSNQFYNGKLVKGKNNFYKMFKEQIYITNYKGELKMNNKGSPINDIPILDLSITKNIVSIILSIIILFVIFIKMVYSYKSFHNTWSLGILLEFLILFIRDEIVIPNIGNTKYRKYLPFLLTLFFFILINNLIGLIPGFPNVTGNINITFVLSAIVFFIMNLSSNKHYWKHLLWMPNVPILIKIILAPIEFIGIFIRPMTLCIRLFANITAGHIVILSFICLIFIFKSLWIASFSIIFGFFIFLLEIMVSFLQAFIFTNISALLIGSVINHSSKK encoded by the coding sequence ATTAATTTGTTAAAAAAATTATTAAAAATTTTATTATCTCTTTTAATTATCATACCAATAACTTCTAATTGTTCCCATTACCATAATAATAATAGATTAGATATATCTAAAATTATTTTAGAACACATATTAGATTCTCACGATTGGCATATAGTAAATAATAAAATTATTTTACCACTACCAATTATTTTATTAAATAAAAATAAAAAATTAGAAATCTTTACATCAAATCAATTTTATAATGGAAAATTAGTGAAAGGAAAAAATAATTTTTATAAAATGTTTAAAGAACAAATATATATTACTAATTATAAAGGAGAATTAAAAATGAATAATAAAGGAAGTCCAATCAATGATATACCAATATTAGATTTATCTATTACCAAAAATATTGTATCTATAATATTATCTATTATAATATTATTTGTAATTTTTATAAAAATGGTATATAGTTATAAAAGTTTTCATAATACATGGTCTTTAGGCATTTTATTAGAATTTTTAATATTATTTATTAGAGATGAAATAGTTATTCCAAATATTGGAAATACAAAATATAGAAAATATTTACCTTTTTTATTAACTCTATTTTTTTTTATATTAATTAATAATTTAATTGGATTAATTCCTGGATTTCCAAATGTTACAGGAAATATTAATATAACCTTTGTACTTTCTGCAATAGTTTTTTTTATAATGAATTTATCTTCTAATAAACATTATTGGAAACATTTATTATGGATGCCTAATGTTCCAATTTTGATTAAAATAATATTGGCACCAATAGAATTTATAGGAATATTTATTCGTCCTATGACTTTATGTATTCGTTTATTTGCTAATATTACAGCAGGACATATTGTTATTTTAAGTTTTATTTGTTTAATTTTTATTTTTAAAAGTTTGTGGATTGCAAGTTTTTCTATTATTTTTGGTTTTTTCATATTTTTACTAGAAATAATGGTTTCTTTTTTACAAGCATTTATATTTACTAATATATCTGCATTATTAATAGGATCTGTTATTAATCATTCATCAAAAAAATAA
- the atpE gene encoding ATP synthase F0 subunit C, which yields MIDLIYSGLAALGAGLAVLGAGLGIGKIGSSAMDAISRQPESSEKIQNAMIIAAALIEGAALFGIVTALLAVFK from the coding sequence ATGATAGATTTAATTTATTCAGGATTAGCAGCTTTAGGAGCTGGATTAGCGGTACTAGGAGCTGGATTAGGAATTGGAAAAATTGGAAGTTCGGCTATGGATGCTATATCTAGACAGCCAGAATCTTCAGAAAAAATACAAAATGCCATGATTATAGCAGCTGCTTTGATTGAAGGTGCTGCTTTATTTGGAATAGTTACTGCCTTATTAGCTGTATTTAAATAG
- the atpF gene encoding F0F1 ATP synthase subunit B: MVVDLMSPSFGLIIWHIIIFLCTMYFLSKYAWTPIIKFIDNREKTILISIKNAKKIQEELILLDKQKQQILKEAINKRDSIIKEAMQIKNNIQQQTIQDSILEQRKIMHETKKMLRIEKKIAIQEIKNKIASVSITIAETILKKQLNQNDSYQEKFIENVINNL, translated from the coding sequence ATGGTTGTGGATTTAATGTCTCCTTCTTTTGGATTAATTATATGGCATATTATCATATTTTTATGTACAATGTATTTTTTATCTAAATATGCATGGACTCCTATAATAAAATTTATAGATAATAGAGAAAAAACAATTCTAATTTCTATCAAAAATGCAAAAAAAATTCAAGAAGAATTAATATTATTGGATAAACAAAAACAACAAATTTTAAAAGAAGCAATCAATAAAAGAGATTCGATTATCAAAGAAGCAATGCAAATAAAAAATAATATACAACAACAAACAATCCAAGATAGCATATTAGAACAAAGAAAAATTATGCATGAAACAAAAAAAATGTTAAGAATAGAAAAAAAAATAGCTATTCAAGAAATAAAAAATAAAATAGCTTCTGTTTCTATTACAATAGCTGAAACTATACTAAAAAAACAACTTAATCAAAATGATTCTTATCAAGAAAAATTTATAGAAAATGTTATAAACAATTTATAA
- the atpH gene encoding ATP synthase F1 subunit delta: MLNPKIINNYAKVLFEYSIKHEKNSCLFYKKIEKLYNFLLINFEFHQMFISSIISKKTKLKIIKKIYYDHELLIYKFIKLLIIRNREFFLKKIIYEYITIYKKHKGLINCLFISSTYINKKIQQYVLQKILNKTTYNIINKIDPYIIGGFILQIEWQEWDFSVKRQLFNIKNKFINNNID; this comes from the coding sequence ATGTTGAATCCAAAAATTATTAATAACTATGCTAAAGTGTTGTTTGAATATTCTATAAAACATGAAAAAAATAGTTGTTTATTTTATAAAAAAATAGAAAAATTATATAATTTTTTACTTATAAATTTTGAATTTCATCAAATGTTTATTTCTTCAATCATTTCAAAAAAAACCAAATTAAAAATTATAAAAAAAATTTATTATGATCATGAATTACTCATTTATAAATTTATAAAACTTTTAATTATACGAAATAGAGAATTCTTTCTGAAAAAAATAATTTATGAATATATAACTATATATAAAAAACACAAAGGATTAATTAATTGTTTATTTATATCATCCACTTATATTAATAAAAAAATACAACAATACGTACTTCAAAAAATATTGAATAAAACAACTTATAATATTATTAATAAAATTGATCCATATATTATAGGGGGATTTATACTTCAAATAGAATGGCAAGAATGGGATTTTAGTGTTAAAAGACAATTATTTAATATTAAAAATAAATTTATAAATAATAATATTGATTAA
- the atpA gene encoding F0F1 ATP synthase subunit alpha, with the protein MSDIKYSEIPSILKEQLSDFKYQKQLSEFGIVIQIGDGIVRAIGLTTVFYGEIVEFQNQTIGIVLNLEDYYVSIVLLSSSQNIKEGDKVIRTGNFFSIKVGKKMLGRVINTLGNPIDGEGPIYGTLLNMPLERNAPGIIYREPVTEPLQTGIKLIDAMIPIGKGQRELIIGDRQTGKTTIALDIIINQKETYETNHPVYCIYVAIGQKGSTIARIKTLLKEKGALSYTIILAASASEPAAIQVYAPFAGTAIGEYFRDTGHSAVVIYDDLSKQAVAYREISLLLRRPPGREAYPGDIFYLHSRLLERSAKIITDQNIAKNINNLPEDLKDKVKSGGSLTAIPIVETQSGDVSSYIPTNVISITDGQIFLEKDLFNSGIRPAINEGISVSRVGGAAQIKSMRKISGTLKLDQAQFRELESFSKFSSELDPHTMAIIEKGKRNMEILKQSPYSPYNISDQIAIIYAGTTNLLKKIPIDKISSFEKEYLFYLNEQYKDLLHKLRLGIINEDITNTLKNVVTELSTKYLSS; encoded by the coding sequence ATGTCAGATATAAAATATTCTGAAATTCCTTCTATTTTAAAAGAACAATTATCAGATTTTAAATATCAAAAACAATTATCAGAATTTGGAATTGTTATTCAAATAGGAGATGGAATTGTTAGAGCAATTGGATTGACTACAGTATTTTATGGAGAAATAGTAGAATTTCAAAATCAAACTATAGGAATTGTATTAAATTTAGAAGACTACTATGTTAGTATAGTTTTATTATCTTCTTCACAAAATATTAAAGAAGGAGATAAAGTGATTCGTACAGGAAATTTTTTTTCTATTAAAGTAGGTAAAAAAATGTTAGGAAGAGTTATTAATACACTAGGAAATCCTATTGATGGAGAAGGGCCTATATATGGAACATTATTGAATATGCCATTAGAAAGAAATGCTCCAGGAATTATATATAGAGAACCAGTAACAGAACCACTACAAACTGGAATTAAATTAATAGATGCAATGATTCCTATAGGTAAAGGACAAAGAGAATTGATTATTGGAGACAGACAAACAGGTAAAACTACAATAGCTCTTGATATTATTATTAATCAAAAAGAAACATATGAAACTAATCATCCAGTATATTGTATTTATGTTGCTATTGGACAAAAAGGATCTACTATAGCAAGAATTAAAACATTATTAAAAGAAAAAGGTGCATTATCATACACAATTATATTAGCTGCATCAGCATCAGAACCTGCTGCAATACAAGTATATGCACCATTTGCAGGGACCGCTATAGGAGAATATTTTAGAGATACTGGTCATTCTGCTGTTGTTATATATGATGATTTATCAAAACAAGCAGTAGCTTATAGAGAAATTTCATTATTATTAAGAAGACCACCTGGAAGAGAAGCATATCCAGGAGATATATTTTATCTACATTCACGTTTATTAGAAAGATCAGCTAAAATTATTACAGATCAAAATATTGCTAAAAATATTAATAATCTTCCAGAAGATTTAAAAGATAAAGTCAAAAGTGGAGGCTCATTGACTGCTATTCCTATTGTTGAAACTCAATCTGGAGATGTATCATCTTACATTCCAACTAATGTTATTTCTATTACTGATGGACAGATTTTTTTAGAAAAAGATTTATTTAATTCTGGTATACGTCCTGCAATTAATGAAGGAATATCGGTATCTCGAGTTGGAGGGGCAGCACAAATTAAATCAATGAGAAAAATTTCTGGGACTTTAAAACTCGATCAAGCACAATTTAGAGAATTAGAATCTTTTTCCAAATTTTCATCTGAATTAGATCCACATACCATGGCAATAATAGAAAAAGGAAAAAGAAATATGGAAATTTTAAAACAATCACCATATTCTCCATATAATATATCTGATCAAATAGCTATTATATATGCAGGTACTACAAATCTTTTAAAAAAAATTCCTATTGATAAAATTTCTTCTTTTGAAAAAGAGTATCTTTTTTATTTAAATGAACAATATAAAGATTTATTACACAAACTAAGATTAGGAATTATTAATGAAGACATTACGAATACATTAAAAAATGTTGTTACAGAATTAAGTACAAAATATTTATCATCTTAA
- the atpG gene encoding ATP synthase F1 subunit gamma has protein sequence MINQKEIKKRIQSMNSLIKTTDAMKMISVVKLRKCKTQKIHINMYFNEIKNILKNFIITKCQNYKLHFLKNKKYFLFDHNNKNKKTLFIIITSDRGLCGSFNYSIFNKINTIIDTKFYKENKEKCLFFSIGKKGIDFLLKKQYHLYHHTKLYSNNCNNHNILYLIQKLIKDFINNQIYAIYIIYNKIQKHIFYKTNYELFLPIIDSDILQINEKNLFSIKNDFILECSTKKFLNYLIPNFLKFKLLTRILDSYTSEHTSRMISMHKATENAYKIKEDLILNYNKERQTAITKEILEIISGIDTF, from the coding sequence ATGATTAATCAAAAAGAAATAAAAAAAAGAATTCAATCCATGAATTCTTTAATAAAAACAACAGACGCCATGAAAATGATTTCTGTTGTAAAATTAAGAAAATGCAAAACACAAAAAATACATATTAATATGTATTTTAATGAAATAAAAAATATTTTGAAAAATTTTATTATTACAAAATGTCAAAATTATAAATTACATTTTTTAAAAAACAAAAAATATTTTTTATTTGATCATAATAACAAAAATAAAAAAACATTATTTATTATAATAACTTCTGATCGTGGATTATGTGGATCGTTTAATTATTCAATATTTAATAAAATTAATACTATTATTGATACTAAATTTTATAAAGAAAATAAAGAAAAATGTTTATTTTTTTCTATAGGAAAAAAAGGAATAGATTTTTTGTTAAAAAAACAATATCATTTATATCATCATACTAAATTATATAGTAATAATTGTAATAATCACAATATATTATATTTAATACAAAAATTAATTAAAGATTTTATTAATAACCAAATTTATGCTATATATATAATTTATAATAAAATACAAAAACATATTTTTTATAAAACAAATTATGAATTATTTTTACCCATTATTGATTCTGATATTTTACAAATTAACGAAAAAAATTTATTTTCTATAAAAAATGATTTTATTTTAGAATGTTCTACAAAAAAATTTTTAAATTACCTGATACCAAATTTTTTAAAATTTAAATTGTTAACAAGGATATTAGATTCTTATACTTCAGAACATACATCTAGAATGATTTCAATGCATAAAGCAACAGAAAATGCTTATAAAATTAAAGAAGATCTTATATTAAATTATAACAAAGAAAGACAAACTGCTATTACAAAAGAAATACTTGAAATTATTAGTGGAATAGACACATTCTAA
- the trpS gene encoding tryptophan--tRNA ligase, translating into MKKRILTGIQSTGIPHLGNILGVIIPSIKLFQKYVNTKQFVFIADLHSLIQENDLKKIQNNTYYIAAAWLSFGLNIEKTLLYRQSDVSSEVTELAWYINCCYPYNRLILSHSFKERNKQHDQTKINVGLLTYPILMAADILLYNAEIIPVGKDQLQHIEITRNAAHKLNKKIGKKLFLLPIPYFHKTTMLIPGINGYKMSKSKNNYINIFSSDDNLKKQIMSIKTDNKLFKDKKNPDQSIIISLYKLIADKNQVEKMKTKYLEGQYGYLEAKLTLYKCLIETFSLERKKFASFINNKALLDNILYSGAKQAKVIANQRLNKIRKHFRFKKIFNI; encoded by the coding sequence ATGAAAAAAAGAATATTAACTGGAATTCAAAGTACTGGTATTCCTCATTTAGGAAATATTTTAGGGGTTATTATTCCTTCTATAAAACTATTTCAAAAATATGTAAATACAAAACAATTTGTATTTATAGCTGATTTACATTCTTTAATACAAGAAAACGATTTAAAAAAAATTCAAAATAATACTTATTATATAGCAGCAGCATGGCTCTCTTTTGGATTAAATATAGAAAAAACTCTATTATATAGACAATCAGATGTTTCATCAGAAGTTACAGAGCTTGCTTGGTATATTAATTGTTGTTACCCATATAATAGATTAATTTTATCTCATTCTTTCAAAGAAAGAAATAAACAACATGATCAAACCAAAATTAATGTTGGATTACTGACTTATCCTATTTTAATGGCCGCTGATATATTGCTTTATAATGCTGAAATTATTCCTGTTGGCAAAGATCAATTACAACATATAGAAATTACAAGAAATGCAGCACATAAATTAAATAAAAAAATAGGTAAAAAACTCTTTTTATTACCGATACCATATTTTCATAAAACAACCATGTTAATTCCTGGAATAAATGGATATAAAATGAGTAAATCCAAAAATAATTATATTAATATTTTTTCTTCAGATGATAATTTAAAAAAACAAATAATGAGTATTAAAACCGATAATAAATTATTTAAAGATAAAAAAAATCCTGATCAAAGTATTATTATATCATTATATAAATTAATAGCTGATAAAAATCAAGTAGAAAAAATGAAAACAAAATATTTAGAAGGACAATATGGATATTTAGAAGCTAAATTAACGTTATATAAATGTTTGATAGAAACGTTTTCATTGGAAAGAAAAAAATTTGCATCTTTCATAAACAATAAAGCATTATTAGATAATATATTATATTCAGGTGCTAAACAAGCAAAAGTTATAGCTAATCAAAGATTAAATAAAATTAGAAAACATTTTAGATTCAAAAAAATTTTTAATATATAA
- a CDS encoding nucleotide exchange factor GrpE, whose amino-acid sequence MNIKQENSEKQNSKNMNKLSNCSCKPQTKQDNHNTINVKYKEEFILLQEQFKKEKDKFLRIFAEFENYKKRIQKERIELFRITNQQMMIDLIPILDDFERSIKELKKYKENILLKGVLLIQEKLINILNQKGLSKIQIKQGDDFNTDFHNAINQTTVLKDNLKGKIIEIVEDGYLLQDKVIRHAKVITGK is encoded by the coding sequence ATGAATATAAAACAAGAAAATTCTGAAAAACAAAATTCTAAAAATATGAACAAATTATCTAATTGTTCATGTAAACCACAAACAAAACAAGACAATCATAATACCATAAATGTAAAATATAAAGAAGAATTTATTCTTCTACAAGAACAATTTAAAAAAGAAAAAGACAAATTTCTGCGAATTTTTGCAGAATTTGAAAATTATAAAAAAAGGATTCAAAAAGAAAGAATAGAACTATTTAGAATCACTAATCAACAAATGATGATAGATTTAATTCCTATATTAGATGATTTTGAACGAAGTATAAAAGAATTGAAAAAATATAAAGAAAATATTTTACTAAAAGGTGTTTTACTAATACAAGAAAAACTAATAAACATTTTAAATCAAAAAGGTCTTAGTAAAATTCAAATTAAACAAGGAGATGATTTCAATACAGATTTTCATAATGCAATTAACCAAACTACAGTTTTAAAAGATAATTTAAAAGGAAAAATTATAGAAATTGTGGAAGATGGTTATTTATTACAAGACAAAGTCATACGACATGCTAAAGTTATTACTGGAAAATAA
- a CDS encoding DnaJ C-terminal domain-containing protein: MVKRDYYEVLGVPKHATLNDIKKAYRKLAIKYHPDKNPKNQKKAEEKFKEAAEAYEVLSNDKKKQRYDKFGHTGMKGSYTNMNMDDIFTNFGDIFADAFGSGFTTGSFSFGKHSRNETIMKGSNLRIRVKLSLEEIATGISKTIKVLKMKIADGLKFIQCKFCNGTGQKIRITNTILGKMQTATQCNICDGIGKQIENIPYGANKYGLIQKEEVVNIKIPAGLTEGIQLKVSGKGNDAPFNGISGDLIILIEELPHSKFKREGSNLHYNLYISFSDAVLGVYKEIPTLNGKARIKIASGTQSGKTLRLKNKGIPKIEGYGIGSLFIHVNVWTPKKMNEEQKQFFEKMRKNENFLPPTNSSVKSFFDYVRDIFS; the protein is encoded by the coding sequence ATGGTAAAACGAGATTATTACGAAGTATTAGGAGTACCCAAACATGCTACTTTAAATGATATCAAAAAAGCCTATCGAAAATTAGCAATTAAATATCATCCTGATAAAAATCCAAAAAATCAAAAAAAAGCAGAAGAAAAATTTAAAGAAGCAGCAGAAGCCTACGAAGTATTAAGCAATGATAAGAAAAAACAACGCTATGATAAATTTGGACATACAGGTATGAAAGGATCTTATACCAATATGAATATGGACGATATTTTTACAAATTTCGGTGATATATTTGCAGATGCATTTGGTAGTGGATTTACTACTGGTAGTTTTAGTTTCGGAAAACATTCCAGAAATGAAACTATAATGAAAGGAAGCAATCTTAGAATTAGAGTAAAATTATCTTTAGAAGAAATAGCAACTGGAATATCAAAAACAATTAAGGTACTCAAAATGAAAATCGCTGATGGATTGAAATTTATTCAATGTAAATTTTGTAATGGAACAGGACAAAAAATTCGTATTACTAATACAATTTTAGGAAAAATGCAAACTGCTACTCAATGTAATATATGTGATGGAATTGGTAAACAAATTGAAAATATTCCATATGGAGCTAATAAATATGGCTTAATTCAAAAAGAAGAAGTAGTAAATATAAAAATTCCTGCTGGATTAACAGAAGGAATTCAATTAAAAGTGTCAGGAAAAGGTAATGATGCTCCATTTAATGGAATTTCTGGAGATTTAATAATATTAATTGAGGAATTACCTCATTCTAAATTTAAAAGAGAAGGTAGTAATCTTCATTATAATTTATATATATCTTTTTCTGATGCTGTATTAGGTGTGTATAAAGAAATCCCTACTCTTAACGGAAAAGCAAGAATTAAAATTGCATCTGGAACACAATCTGGAAAAACATTAAGATTAAAAAATAAAGGAATTCCAAAAATTGAAGGATATGGTATAGGTAGTCTATTTATTCATGTAAATGTTTGGACTCCAAAAAAAATGAATGAAGAACAAAAACAATTTTTTGAAAAAATGAGAAAAAATGAGAATTTTTTACCACCTACTAATAGTTCTGTAAAATCTTTTTTTGATTATGTAAGAGATATTTTTTCTTAA